One segment of Castanea sativa cultivar Marrone di Chiusa Pesio chromosome 3, ASM4071231v1 DNA contains the following:
- the LOC142627483 gene encoding uncharacterized protein LOC142627483, which translates to MDRSDSEENDSIVDLESGETTSEEDGVKNLNVSSMRAKKGRLRNGYIGFDKPIWDTSGFGSSKNLLLSGENLEILVGEVEGRAANMAEMKMEKEKRKKMNSNKPPKPPRPPNGPLLDAADMKLVKEISELARMRRARIEQRREMKKMRTDKASSSNTNLIALVITFLFCLVIIFQGILGSRV; encoded by the coding sequence ATGGATCGTAGTGATTCAGAGGAAAATGATTCAATTGTTGATTTGGAAAGTGGTGAGACTACAAGTGAAGAGGATGGAGTTAAAAACTTGAATGTGAGCAGTATGCGTGCTAAGAAAGGCAGATTGAGGAATGGATATATTGGTTTTGATAAACCAATTTGGGATACTAGTGGGTTTGGTTCAAGTAAAAATCTATTACTTTCTGGTGAGAATTTGGAGATATTGGTAGGGGAGGTGGAGGGAAGGGCAGCGAATATGGCAGAgatgaaaatggaaaaagagaaaaggaaaaagatgaaCTCTAATAAGCCTCCTAAACCACCCCGCCCTCCTAATGGGCCATTATTGGATGCAGCCGATATGAAGTTGGTCAAAGAAATTTCTGAACTTGCAAGAATGAGGCGTGCAAGGATTGAACAAAGGAGggagatgaagaagatgagaacAGACAAGGCATCATCATCAAATACTAATCTTATTGCACTAGTCATCACCTTTCTCTTTTGCTTGGTGATAATCTTCCAAG